Genomic segment of Primulina tabacum isolate GXHZ01 chromosome 11, ASM2559414v2, whole genome shotgun sequence:
TTCATGTATTTACTCAAGACCTTAGAACTCAAGAATAACTTACGTTCCGATTGCAATTCCATAAAGTCACAATTAAGAAAAACTAACTGAAACACATCAAAATATGAACGTGAGAGTAATATATCACCATGTAGGGGTATCAATCGATGCAACCGGGACCTCATTATACAATGTTCCACTCGCGCTTACACATCCGAGGGAGCCTGTCGATCCAATTTAATGAGTCAGTATCTTTGATAGAAGAAAAACCTACTTTGATCAATTCAAGAAATTCAAAGAGTGTGATGTGATTTCTACAAGATCACTAAATGTGTATGTAAGTAGGAGCCACATCAGTTTTGACAAGGACAGATATTAATAGGAAACCATACACGCATGGAACCCCTTTCCCACAGACAGTGTGAAAAATAACATGACCATACAAGTTATCAATATGATGTAGAGAGGAAAAATGGGGAGATGGAAAAACATAATCACCTTGGTTGGTTTTGGGGGATAATTTTAAAAGAATGATTTAATTGACTTTTTCTGGAAAATAAGTTGTATGCTCAGTTATATTTTGAAGGAATATTTTTTGCCATCAATTTCTAGTCATGATGGCACTTGTCTGATAGTGATAAGATGTTGTAGCATAAAATAAGCTTTTGGTTAAaatgttataaataataaatatgtaaaaCGTTGAATCACAGAAATGTGTACCTTGGGAGATAatattgattatttttattCTGGGATATAAAATGTTTTGGGGAAACAAAACTTAAACAAGGCTTAGGTTAGTGAAACTTAAAATTCGAAAGAAAATCAGAAAAACTAAGAAATAGCTCTAGCCATTGATACAAATGTCATTACAAATAAAACTAACTAGCAAATTAGAGTGATCCAGAAATTAACAagtcataacaatttcataaaaaattaaaagtcaGCATGAACCCTTACGCTAAACTTATTATGTACCTTGAAAATCAACTGAAACAAGACGAGGAGTGTGCGTAAAAATACCCTGCACATGACGAACTCGTCCGAGAAAAAAAGATTATCAACAAAaaccaaaaaagaaaaaggatACCGTAAAGTTTTCACCAAAAATTATAGAAAGTGGGGAATAGATTTTTAGTTAATGGGCACTGCCTTGGCAGCAGATTTACCTGCCGAGTTTCGCCAGCACGATAGAGGACGTCCATATTAaagtgatgatttttaaatatttcatcactctGAGGGTTGTCAGCCAAGCCAAGAAGCTCATCCTTGAACACACACAACAAAAAaggtcattttttttaaattttactatTGACATACATTCGAAAGAAGGCAGATCAGTATACCCAAAACCATATACAATTCCAAAATCGTCAATACTAAACAGCCaaaatcaactcataaattaAGCAACTAACAAAAAACAGGGTAAGACATACATACAAATATTAAAAACTAGTTCATAGTTTCTTCAGTGTCTACAATCGTCGTGTAAAAAAGCTAGAAGTAGAGAATACGGagcaaaaaatcaaatttaccTGGAAGTTCCAGAAATGGGAGCCGATAAAATTTGCATAGCTTCCAATTTGAACTGTCAAGATTTCCTTCATACTTCTACAGAGTGAGATAGATGGACGCGTCTCAGGGTAAGAAAACGGTTTTGAGTGCAGTAAACGATAACTTTTTTAGGAAAAACTTTTCGAGATATTTGGGAGAGAATGATCTCTACGGTATAATTCGGCAAATTTAGGGAAAGGGAGTATTTTGGgacttatttaaaaaaaatgattgagaTGTCAATTTACGTAAATGTTCATgtattttaagtttaaaattgatTAACTCTTGTTCACTCCTCTAAACTTCTTCACTTTACTTTCAACCCTACGCAGTCGACTGATTTGCCCTCGTTTTCCCATCGACTAAATCCGCGCAATTGAATCGACGAAACCCTTCttcaactttttttttcaaCGCATCCGAGAAATGGCTGACCAAAATATGGTATGTTCACTTTTATTCTGTTATTTGATTCTTCGTGCGTTTGTTGAGAGAGAAATGGTAGAACCGTCGTGTTGAGGAAGAAAGGGTGCGTGTGTTGAGTTGTTGAGGAAGAAAGGGCCAAGCGTTGGTCGACCAACCCTCGCTTAGTCGACCAAGAAGCTCTGGTCGACCAAGAAGCTGTGGTCGACCAACGCTTCTTGGTCGACCCACGCTTGGTCGACCAAGCGTGGGTTGGTCGACCAAGCGTGGGTTGGTCGACCAACGCTTGCTGGTTCAGTGTAACATTAATTTTTATTCTAATATATTTGTATTTGTGACAGGTATATTTGCCGAGAAAACTAGGCAGGGATGCAATTTTTCGCTGCAAGTTGACACTCGAATCAAGATATAAAGAGGTTTCGGAGAAGATTTTTCACTACCTCAATAACGACGAGAGAGCCCTTTTTTTGGAGCAGTCTCTTTTTGATAATTTGGTTAGGTATCATAGAGATTTAAATATTTCTAGTCAAATTACGTGGTATTTGATGAGTAATCAGATAGTTGACACGGGTAATGATAAGTTTTGGATGGTGGTGCGCAAGAGGCCGGTTAGATTTTCTTTGTTAAAGTATTGTTTAATAACCGGCCTCGATTACGCTACAGAGCCTGTAGATGTACCAGAGGGAGGTGTCTTTGGCTCCAGACACTTTGGCGGTAAGTCTGAGATTGTTTTAAGTGAATTGGAGGCAAAGATGAGTGTTCAAGTGCAGAATGAGACTGGTGTAGACGTGGAGAAGTTAAAGATGGCTAGTCTTTTACTTCTGTTGTTTTGTGTTCGGTGAGGGGACTAGGAAAAAAACGAATAAGATCGACCCTAAATACCTGAGGCTTATAGATGATTTGGATAGGTTTAACAGCTATCTATGGGGTAGAGTAGTCTTTCGTGATGTGGTCCGATGTTTGAAGAAGGACCTTTTAGGACGATATAATTACCTCACCGAGGCACAGGGTCGGAAAGAAGTTGATGACAGCTTCCTTGTCGGTGATTTTGTGCTGCCTCTGCaggtatattattttttgaatgttaaaactggatttgttatctttattTCTACTAATAACATTGTTCTAAATTTATGTTACAGATCCTCGTTTATGAATATTATCCGAGCGTGGCACAAAAGTTTGCAAGGAGAAGAGATGTGGACGATTTGATGTTGCCCAGGATGTTTCAGTGGGTGACTAACACGTGGCCGTCAAACTGTGCCCCAATTGTTGTTGATGTCACTGCAACCTTTGGTGATTGTGCTATAGATGTAAGTAATATGAATTGATTTGATATAATAATTGTGgacttaatttttaattaatctgatacgttattaattaaatgtaggATTGTCTTGGATGTTTGACTCCTACTCTCTAGGAGCTCGTTTCAGCGTATTATACGACCGGggattttgttgattttgcgCCCGATGCGGTCACCACTCGGGTACTCGAGCTCTGGAGGCAGGGTCAGACAGTCATATGTGGCGAGCACCCTCTGGAGTCTCCCTCAGTCCAGCACATCCATTCTGCACATTCAGCTCCCTCTGTCCAGCACACGCCTTCTGCACATGCATCTCCTGACGTTTCCGGCACCCGTCCTGGTGATCTCAATAGATCCAGCTCTAGCACCAGTTCTCCTATGCGTACGGGTCCTAGAGTCCACTTTGGACTCAATCCTTCCCGCCGCCCATCACCCTTGGAGCATCGTTTCGAGCGGCGATTGACTGCGTTGAAGGATTTTGTTACGTCTATGCATGTTAAGATGTCAGCAGGATTTATTGAGACCAGAGCGTGTATCAGGAATATAAATCAAGCTCTAGATGACTTGAAATCGAGTTTCAATCTTGGTCTCgatgagttgagattgagttTGACTGAACAGATTAGAGCTGGTTTTGCTGAGATGAGGTCTAACATGACAGTGCAGCAGGACAGAGATTATAGCATAGCCTATAGCAGAGGGCGGGAGAGGAAAGCATCCGAGGCATATTTTGGTgagttaattttattaattatatttatgtttatgtaataGAATGATTTAGTAGAAttctcattattattttaatttgtttaatGTACGCTTTTAGGTGTGGATGATAATCTGGCTAGAAAAATTGGCAGTACTAGCCAAACACTACATATATTTGAGCCTAACCTTCTGGTCATTACAGAGGAGTCCTCAGAAGGTGAGTTAATGCACatttttgatttgatatttatGTATAGTATATTAAACAACAAACTTTTTGTTTTTAGATATTCAAGTGACTCCAGATTCGCGTAAGTCAAGTAGCGAGACGACCACGTCGAGAGGTTATTACACTAAACCTTGTCTAttcatatttgcattaaagttgttattattttaatttgtttaatGTACGCTATTAGGTGTGGCTGATAATTTGGGTAGGGAATTTGGCAGTAGTAGCCAAACCCAACAGATATTTGAGCCTAACCTTCAAGGCATTCCAGAGGAGTCCGCAGGAGGTGAGGTAATgcacattttttatatttatatttatgtatagTATATTAAACAATATACTTTATGTTTTTAGATATTCAAGTGACTTCAGATGCGCGTATGTCAGGAGGCGAGGCGACCACGTCGAGAGGTTATTAAACTATACcttgtttattgtttatatttGCATTAAAGTTGTTACAATTGATCATTTTATAGATGACGGTGTGAGGCCACTTGCAGAGACCATGACACTGAAGGTAAACAACTCGCTGGCGCGAGTTAGGGCATCGATGATCGACCGTTCGCCAAGTAGGATTCGAGGTTTTTGCGTCGAATATGAGAAGTCGTTCTACGGGCCCATGGCGATCACAAAATCGCGTGTCACTGTCTCTgtaagcttttaaataaatcttttataaaGTTTAAATTTGCAAAGAACTTcttttaaaacattgaaaacCTTTTGTTATGTTGAATTCAGAACATCGGCGAAGCTCTCCGTGGATTGCTTGAGATGCAGATCCGATATCCTGAAGTGAAGTCGACAGATGATTCGTTGATGGACAGACATTTCTACACTGCGATCTCAGTTTTGGCCGAAGATAAAGATATCGATTTCAAAATAAATCTGGCAGGGATTGTGAGCAAAGTCAAAGGTAGTGATCCAGAATGACCGTGTCTCTCGTGGGAAAAGACACGAAGAATTCTCATCCCTGTCTACAGAGATGGGCGTTGGTTTTTGCTAAACTCGTGACAGGGGTGAATAAGTGCATTATATATGACTTGCAGCGAAGGCACGATCCCAAATTCAAAGATCTGAATGAAGAAATAGAGCCTATACTTATAAACGCTGCTCGTCTGCTATCCATTGTTGGGAACAACTCACACCCCGAGAGGCCATGAAATATAAAACTACATGATGAATTCCGTGCCAAGATTATACAGTATGTTGTCAACtttctatttaaaatataataacttcattattcttttttttattttacagtAAATATTAActtctcattttttttcttttttcacagTGAAGATTCGGGAGCATTTGTGTTAGCTGTTGCTGGATACTCTTTGTCTAGGAAGAGTGCGCAAGTAGTAGTAACTTTAGATGATAGATTCGTATCTGAGTTTAGATATTTTTTAGCTTGTAATATGTTCCTTAATGATTGGTAATTATTGTGATGTATCGGAcaattttatgtaattattgGAACATTGTTTCTTATGTAATTATTTGGGATTTTTTGTTGGTCGACCACTCTCCTTTTTGGTCGAGCAGTATTCTTTTTGGTCGACCATTCTAGCTTTTTGGTCGACCAATAAGCTTATTAGTCGACCACTCTCCTTTTTGATCGACTAATAGCTTGTCTGGTCGACCAAAAAGCTAGAATGGTCGACCAAAAAGCTAATGGTCGACCATTAGATTTTGTTGGTCGACCACCAGTGTCCTTTTAGTCGACCATTGTTCTTtaggttttagggtttagggtttagggttttaagAGTTTAGGTTTAGACCCGTAAATTCATGATTCATCATATAAAAAACATATGAATTACTGAATCACAATctcacaattatgttacattaaaaaatatataaatcgtAATTTCaggattatgttatatgttttaaattacatatgaatcacaatctcagtattttgttacattttaaaaaacgGGATTATGTTGTATGTTTTAAGTTAACTATGAATCGTGGAATCACAATCGaactattttgttatattttaaaaaaatataaatcctAATTTGAGGATTATGTTATATGGTTTAAATTACATATGAATAACTGAATCACAATCTCAGTATTttgttacattttaaaaaacaggattatgttatatgttttaagTTAACTGTGAATTGTGGAACCACAATCGaactattttgttatattttaaaaaaaaatgaatcgtaatttcaggattatgttatatgttttaaattacATATGAATCACTGAATCACAATCTCAGTATTttgttacattttaaaaaacatGATTATGTTGTATGTTTTATGTTAACTGTGAATCGTGGAATCACAATCAaactattttgttatattttaaaaaaaatgaatcgtaatttcaggattatgttatatgttttaaattacATATGAATCACTGAATCACAATCTCAGTGTTttgttacattttaaaaaacaggattatgttatatgttttaagTTAACTGTGAATCGTGGAATCACAATCGAActattttttgatttttaaaaaaatatgaagcgCAATTTCACGATTATATTATATGTAATAATTGACATGTGTCACGATCTGCCAACGGTCTCACAACAAAAAATATGAATCTTAATTGCATTACCTTACATGTTTTAATTTACATATGAATAATGGAATCATAATCTCACAACTATCCTAATTTCACAATCATGTTACATATTTTCGACAATTATTAATATctatttaaaaaacaaaactaATGGTCGACCATTAGCTTGATGGTCGACCAAAGAAAACTAATGGTCGACCATCAAGCTCATGGTCGACCATGAGCTTGATGGTCGACCAAAGAAAAATAATGGTCGACCATCAAGCTAATGGTCGACCATGAGCTTGAACGTCGACCAAAAAAACTTATGGTCTACCAATCAAGCTAATGGTCGACCATTAGGCTCATGGTCGACCAAAAATAAAACTTTGGTCGACCCTCAAGCTATCTCTTGCTGAATTCACCGATCGAAGGAATTCTGTTTCGTTTTCTTCTGCCAACTCTCTTCTCTAACAAAGGAGGCAACACCAATGGAAAATTAATGTTGCGTGGCCATTCATTTTCTTCCGGAACGGGATACACAGTCTTTGAGTAAGCCATGCACCATGACATTGTAGAATAGTATTCTGAACACATATCATATAAATCAATCTTCGCTAACCAACTGGCTGCGATGGCATGAGCACATGAGATTCTATCAATATCAAAAACTCGACATGTGCATCTTTTTGATTCGAGGTCCACTATGGCCGAATGTCCACGACTCCTAACATCAAACTCCAGACGTCCTAATTCAAAAACTTGCATTCCTTGGGCATCTGTGAACCTGCTACGAATAATCCCCTCGATCGTAGGGGTCAAGTTAGTGTTACTTGCAATTGATGTGTGGCGATATCGGGCAAACCAAGATGAGGTCAGTTTCTGCAAAGAATCTAAGAGTGCAATGATTGGCAGCTTCCTTTCTTCAAGTAGTCTAGCATTGATCGACTCAACCTCGTTTGTCGTCATAATATTGTAACGGGTCTTCGGACAATACGCTCGAGTCCATCTATCAAGTGAGTCTCTCTCGTCCAAATATTGCGCTGCCTCAGGATATCTATTCCTAAAATCATTGTATGCAATATCAAACTCGAATGTTTTATAAATTTCTGCAATGTGCAAAAACATTTCGGTTGCACCCTTCTTTTTGCATCTAGTCTTCATATTTTGGGATAAATGCCACGTACAATGATCATGATGCGCATTTCTATAGACAGTAGAAATCGCATTAATGATCCTCTGATGTCTGTCAGAAATTATCACCAATTCATCATCGTCTGGTACTACTTCTAACAACTTCGTTAAAAACCAACTCCACGAAGAAGTACACTCGACATCTACGATTCCCCACGCCAAAGGATATTGGTGATAATTTCCATCTTGTGCCTATGCCACCAGTAAAACATCATTATACTTGCCCTTCAACCACGTACCATCAATTGATACAACTTTTCGCATACTTCGATATCCTCTAACGCATGCACCAAAAGCAAGAAACATATATTTGAATCGATTTTCCTCGTCGACAAATATGTCTGTTATGCTTCCTCGATTCATCTGCTCAACCATGTGCAAATAACAAGTCAATTTAGTAAAACTCTGCGTAGGATCACCTTTCAACATATTTTCTGCTAGTTCTTTTCCTTTCTAAGCCTTATAGTATGATATATCAGCATTCATACTATTGCGCATCATCGCCATCACCGCTTTGGTACAATTGGCACTGGATGACCTTGAAAATTATCCACCAACATATCACGAACAACAGCAGAACTCGCTCCACGGATTCTATTTCGTCTCCTAGTCAAACCACATGTGTGTGTATTGCAATATGTTCGAACGGAGAATGCACATGAATCATTCTTAATCAAAGAGGTCAGAATTCTCCACTTACAATCAGACACTACACATTTTACGACGTACACCTTTTGGCTACTTTTAACCGTCTCAAATTCAAAGCAAGCTTCCAAACTTATTTTAATTAGCTCGTTTTTCACCGCTTCTCAGGTTTGGAAACTCTTGACCAACAAACAAGTTTGAACCATCCGTAGATGAAAATGTATCATCCAAATTTGCGTCATTGCTTTGAACCAAATTTGCCTCGACCTCAATTGCGTTATTACGTGCTTCATCATATAACTCGTCTGTGTTACTGCGATCCACATGCATGGCATCCACATTATGTGCTTCGTCGAAAAAATCACTGCTATTATTACGATCCACAGAAACAATATTCAAGtgaaaataatcatcaaaaTGCCTCTGTTCGTTAATATTGCAATTGTTTTCATCAATACCATATCCGTGCACATTATCAAAAGAATCAAAAGAAGCAAcacattcaatttcaacttGAAGCACTGGCCTACTTCTCGGACAACCAAGATACAAATATGCTTTCAAATCATGGCCATTCTCTATATAAATTGGTTGAATGTTTCACGGCAAATATAGAAGATAACTCAACCTCAAGTTGGCAGTGTCTTCTACTTTCCCAGCTCTATATAGTTCactatttaaattttcaaaataacaaatatcatcATCCACTGTTATAGCAACAAACTTTGCATTGGGCCCTGGATTCCATTTATATACCAGCCCCTCCGTCACTTCCCATTTCCCATCAAAATGAACAACAATAACTGTTGGCATATCTACAAAGTGCACAAACAAATATGATAATTAGAATGggcaaaattttttaataacaaaaaaaaaatgtccGCACATGGTCAACCAAAAAATTGTTGGTTGACCAAGAAATTATGTCGGTCGACCAAGATGATCACGGTCGACCGACTTAATTTCGGCAAAAACAAGAACAACTTCATCAATCTTGGTCGACCATTAAGAGTGTGGTCGACCATgaaaaatttttcttcttcactaAACATGGTCGACCAATAAGAGTTTGGTCGACCAGGAAAAATTCTTCTCGATCGACCAACTTAATTTTGATTGaaaaaaatttttgattttaattttgatcGATGAAGAAAACAATGAACGACACAAATTATTGATCTTAATTTTGGTCGATCGCTGCATGAAATGAAGAAAACAATTGAACTAGGTTCAAAGAAAATGGAGCAAACTTACTGTATGTTTCTTCAAATACAAACGAATTGGTCTTCAAATACAGAAGAATGGGGGCAACATATGTGGGAGTAGATTTAGATCTGGATCTGAGGAATGAGCGCAACAACACCTGAGCAACAACAGTGGTCGATTTCGATTTAATGTAACGTGGAAGAGGTAGATGAGTTCTTTAAATTTGGGAAGCTGATAATTGGGGAAAATGTGCGTGGAATGAGAAGAAAGAGAAGAGAACAATTAATTTAGGAAGTTAGAAGTTTAATTAAGGTTTAACGTACAAATCAAGAGTCAACcccttatttttttaaaaaaaaagtcagACTCCTTGTTTTTTAAATCCTTCATGTCTTAATCCCATTTTTTAAATTGGCCCGGTATAATTCAGCGTCGATGGAGGGTAAAAAATAAGGTCACTCGGGAAAATGTGCAAAAAAAGCGCGAAAAGATTTGAAGAAATATTtacgtaaaattttaaaaaaatttatatataagaaatttttaaacaaaaaaattaaatgcattgaattaattttgtttcaaactcttaatttatttatgattaaatGACACTTCATTCAACAGCCATCAACAAAAGTTTTATTTCATACAATTTGTGATACCTAGAAGAACCGCACAGTTGCTAGGAAGAAAAGGAGCATCGCCTACAGAGAAGAGGACGCAACACACCTCGCAAAAACTCCAAACAATTCTTTGCAGAATTCTCATAGATTTAGTCAAGCTTCTTTCGTGCTTTTCCAGTCATATTTTAGCATCAATGTACATATTCTAGcactattttgttatattttttcatgtttttgtaaTTTTCTAATGATTTGTTGATACACAATCATGTTAAGAGTTTATTTCATCAAGTTCTATtgtcttttcttttgttttggtGTTGTATTTGTTTAGGAGATTATAACGAACCGTCAAATTTAGTGTCCATAATCATTGTGATTCTTAAAAGTTAGATTTTCATTGTATTTACACAAATCGAGACATCTTCGCACTTGCCACGCCCACAAATCAAATATTGTGCAAACAATTACCCTTGTAATATGTTTtcttatataataaaatttaaatttaaattaaaaaaactcATATACATATTAAGATATTTAATTGTAACAATATGTTGATTAAGAAAACCTAAAATCAATATTCATCTTAAGGaaaactaaaattataatttttgataTTGAGCTGTTTAAGGTAATCTACAACGATAAATTCGACCACACACATTGCGTGGCGTGCGTGAAGAGCAGCGACTGCACGCGCCAACCGACCCAATTCACTGTCCTAAAAGTACCGCAGAAATTAGCTTTACATTTCTTCTTCCTGCAAGATATCAATTGCTCAGCCAACCCTCTCCAGTTTCACTCCTCTCATCACCATCGGAATTAGAACTCGTTCACTTCTTCagaaaataacaaaatcaaGAATATTATGGCCCAAAAGTTTCACGAATCAGGCaactgttgattgttttcaaTCAGCTCTTGATAGGAAAAGAGCTCGGATTCCCAGAACCATTTTCAGTCTGTGTTTTAAGTGGAAACAAGGAAGCCATGGATTCTAATTCTTGGTCTGCTCGTGTGTCTTCTGTCACCAAGAGCTATAAATCAGCTCTTCAATCTCGATCTGGTTAGTGCTTGAGATTATTATCTCACTTTTCTCTGGAACGTTTAATTTCCATCTGGGCTTCTCGAATTTGTTGATTTGATGTGGATGTTGATCAAAGGTTGCATTTTTTTGTAATGATTTAGGTCCTAAGGTAGTGTGTACGGGCGATGAAAATGGAATTATTTTACTTAGGGTTTGTGATTGAATAAATGTTCCTTTGAGAAGTTAGCTCTCTGTTTGAGTACTGGATTCGAAATCAATTGTACCCTTGGGCTCAGTACGGTTTTTTTGGGAATCACATATTTGTGTTGAAAACTGGCTTGTGCTTGGGGCTAAACATTTTCTATTGAATATATTCTTTAAAGGTTGAATTATAAAGATTTTTCCTGTTCATAGCTTTATCTTATACTGAGAGGTTTTCTTATATGAGATTGGTTGCTACCAAATTTACATTGATTTTGATGGGattctgtgtgtgtgtgtgttatggCAGGGCTGAAGTGGGATAATTTTGATGCAGAAATGCTTATGGGTTTCGAGGAACTCGAGGTGGAGGATGATATGAGGGAAGAATATATTTGCCCTTTCTGCTCAGAATATTTCGACATTGTGGGACTCTGTTGCCACATCGATGATGAGCATCCTGTGGAGACCAACAATGGGGtaactattttttatttttttttcttatcacTCTGAGtacaatataaaaatttaagttGTACTCATTATGCTACTCTCATATGAAATGCTTTTCTGATACTCAACTAGCTAGCtcttatttaataataatttttttagctCCACAAGTTTTGgaaaatgattaatcaaatTTGTTTCTGTTAGAAATTATGGTCCTGATTTTGATTATCGAAGTCATAGAAGATGA
This window contains:
- the LOC142519792 gene encoding uncharacterized protein LOC142519792: MRTGPRVHFGLNPSRRPSPLEHRFERRLTALKDFVTSMHVKMSAGFIETRACIRNINQALDDLKSSFNLGLDELRLSLTEQIRAGFAEMRSNMTVQQDRDYSIAYSRGRERKASEAYFGVDDNLARKIGSTSQTLHIFEPNLLVITEESSEDIQVTPDSRVADNLGREFGSSSQTQQIFEPNLQGIPEESAGDIQVTSDARMSGGEATTSRDDGVRPLAETMTLKVNNSLARVRASMIDRSPSRIRGFCVEYEKSFYGPMAITKSRVTVSNIGEALRGLLEMQIRYPEVKSTDDSLMDRHFYTAISVLAEDKDIDFKINLAGIVSKVKGSDPE